In the genome of Lathyrus oleraceus cultivar Zhongwan6 chromosome 4, CAAS_Psat_ZW6_1.0, whole genome shotgun sequence, the window tgttggatttgcatatatggagtctgagcaaacagagaatttttgctgggtattggagaaattaaaagagttgtttgtgaagaaagacatgtgtccacaagtgattttgacagatagagatcttgctttgatgaaagcaattgaagttgtgtttcccaactcgattaatttgctatgtagatttcacattaacaaaaacgttggtgccaaatgcaaacaacatgtggtgaatgacctgcaaaagacgatagacacattatggatggaagttgtctgggctagtgatgaggttgagtatggtcagcggttgcatcaacttgagcaagcatgtgttgattatagtggatttattaattatgtgaaagacacatggttgactccacataggcatagatttgttggagcatggattaatcgagtcctacatttgggtaacacaacgactaatcggtacgtcttataattttatatttgatttttttttatgttttttgatgtgttattttcaatatctgatatttttaatacttaatattttcaatatctaatggtattttttatatctgatatttttagggttgaatctgctcattggaagttaaagcagatgttaggaaacagtataggtgacatggtcaaatgttgggaagccatgatgtttatagggacccttcgtatcatgagtatgttgataaggcatctcaatcttcacaaaggcaatctcaaccatcacagacttcgaagaagatcaaattatcaaagaagcaaccacaattcattgttcaatttcctaatcatattaggtcatacattgaagatgtagttaatgttgaatcagatggtaattgtggatttagagtcattgcatgattgcatggatatggtgaggatggttggtcaatggttcgcagagagttggggttggaattaatagacaaggataggtcaactttgtatgacaagttattttctaatcggttgtcagctgtgagagaatctttgatgatagaatcgtttggttcacagccacctgaaaaatggatgagtctaccagatatgggttacttgatagccaatcgttataatgttgtacttgtttgtttaggcaatccgtgcatcactttctttccgatgacaagttcacattcaccaaatgtctctatttattgcattggttttgttaaccagaatcattgggttcaggtatGTATTTTTATGtctaaatattttaattattccagttaatattttatgttatatgacttaatcttttaattattttactttatcaggttaacatgaaagaggggtttccattgccaccggtcacattagattggaagaaatttcgttctcatatagcaactacttggatgctaggatttgcaggacgtatgcaacattggcaattacttacacctgtattagcatgattatgtaatcaaaacataaatatgtaatcaaaacatgaaatctatattattatgtctattatattcaaagcttaatacatataatcaatgtgaacgagaaatatgcaaagcttcaaataaatcagaaaactgtggatcttcctcttcagcattaacctgtctcagatagcgacgaatcaatgtagatacacgagcccaatcAGGATCAGATGGCCCGGCGTCATATACAGGAACGGGTACCTCTCTAGGAGCgtcacgatggggagggaccaaccgtggatgggaaacacgataataccactccagataaccGTCTACTACctcagatggagtggtggccacGGAAGATGAACCGATCACATCGACAACACTCTGATGGTAACtgatccaatcaacatcaatatccgtcgccatcatacaatccagaggtggggatggaacatactgtctatacccgaactgacgtaaacatctatcaggcaagtatggaacaactgtttcaccccacttcaaacagcccatgtaaagacatatctcatcaaatacacgccatgctctatgatcctcaaatggtcGCCAGATGACGTCGGtaggtgtcagctcgtccaaaataggtcgtaaatcatcGACCTTCAGGACTCCCTGTCTATATgaccatctcatcgctcgggGAAGACCACAGTTTCCAGCAGGAttccaattctcccctctttttccaacagttggaaaatactcgtgaatccaacactgttacaaaataaaaacataataaataaaacaaattaagttacaatattttataaaatgaatccaacacttaattaacaaaattaaattatatacctgtaggagagtaggatatccacctagctgtttgcaactgtacatggacgcatctccaagatatcggtagagggtaactagtgcagctgctccccaactatatcctgaacatccatccaagtccctaaacaggaggaggtatcgtgcctctacaagtgtaaaggtcttatcagcaaatatggtggaacccaccaacatcaatagatatgctctagtcgcatatgcccagctggAAGCAGCCCTATGATGTACGAATATATCatataaccactccaacttgtaatacgaccccctgcagctccgaacatgtgactgtgcctgactctgtgacactcctaggtagtccacagcaagttcaacagctagctcttcagtcacatcctgaggactccaAAAGATACCCCTAATGGGCAAGTGAAGTAGACATGCGACATCAtctaaagtaatgctcatttcaccaaacggcatgtgaaatgaagatgtctctagatgccatctttccacaaatgcagagacaagatttgtgtctatcttgttcagactcgttctctgcagtgaagctaaaccggatctagatacccaactctccatctgtggtggaagagccaatggaaccctagaattcaacttcagtccatgtccggcaaccttcaactctttctttggtcctctttcctaaaaacaattaaaacacatattagaaaacaaattataaaatattcaactattattcattttcaaatatagtccgtttacttacctcaccgaaccatatatgtcgagcaacatgatgctcgtacttcaccaaaagcgatgtatcgtacgaccctcctggatatccagtcggctcagctgcagctgcagatgaagatgcaccccggtctaacgtgcggactggaatccggccatctgcacctcttcttcgaaccactgcaaaaataatgtaaaaaaaaaataattaaaaaaaaaaaaaaaaaaaaaaattacgtaccggaacacttcaaagaagagttccggtacacatcatccaaaccggaagacttgaagaaagtgttccggtatataagtatacaaaccggaagactttctagaagacttccggttcagtgtccaaaaaaaacaacaaaccggaacacttaagagaagtgttccggtatacaattttcaaaccggaagacttactcttaagtgttccggtatacaatgCAAAAACGCCAAAAAATTTTCTTCTCCGGAAGTCTTCaacgaaaatggtaaaaaaattTTGAAACggaaaatataccctatttatatgagggtattttggtcaaaaaattttaaatgtaggggtatgggtacaattgtaggggtataGGGTAAAATTTTCTTTGTACTATTAGGCATGAATCCGGGTAAGGAGGTCCAGTTCGTATCTCAACCGACCCGGCACCACTACTAACATAAACCAAAATCAAAACGCGAACCCTAGTTTGTTCTCTCATCATCCGTTCATGTTCTTCCTTTAACGCAACTGAAATTCCTTAAACAAACTTCCATGACAGATCTAAGGTGAAACAAAAAACACGATTCTAAACTAAAGTCTCTTCTTTTCCCAAAACACCAATTTCATTCCTCTTTCAAAAATCTGACCTTCTCCGAACCATCACCCTTCTTACATGAGTGAAACAAGGTTTCTAACACTTATAGTGAACAAACTATTGAATCTTTGCACGGTCACGC includes:
- the LOC127075032 gene encoding protein MAIN-LIKE 1 — protein: MVRRRGADGRIPVRTLDRGASSSAAAAEPTGYPGGSYDTSLLVKYEHHVARHIWFGEERGPKKELKVAGHGLKLNSRVPLALPPQMESWVSRSGLASLQRTSLNKIDTNLVSAFVERWHLETSSFHMPFGEMSITLDDVACLLHLPIRGIFWSPQDVTEELAVELAVDYLGVSQSQAQSHVRSCRGSYYKLEWLYDIFVHHRAASSWAYATRAYLLMLVGSTIFADKTFTLVEARYLLLFRDLDGCSGYSWGAAALVTLYRYLGDASMYSCKQLGGYPTLLQCWIHEYFPTVGKRGENWNPAGNCGLPRAMRWSYRQGVLKVDDLRPILDELTPTDVIWRPFEDHRAWRVFDEICLYMGCLKWGETVVPYLPDRCLRQFGYRQYVPSPPLDCMMATDIDVDWISYHQSVVDVIGSSSVATTPSEVVDGYLEWYYRVSHPRLVPPHRDAPREVPVPVYDAGPSDPDWARVSTLIRRYLRQVNAEEEDPQFSDLFEALHISRSH